A single window of Ferrimonas balearica DSM 9799 DNA harbors:
- a CDS encoding tryptophan halogenase family protein — protein MQRQQVVILGGGSAGWMTAAMLARVLGSAVSLTLVESEQIGTVGVGEASIPPLALFNQALGIDEAEFMAATAATFKLGIQFEHWGQQGDRYLHAFGAIGRDLGLTPFHHLWLQQQPDEVADLWQYSLNAQAAEQHRFARLDRIDGTPLAGLTHAYHFDAGRYAAYLRQYAEQRGVVRIEGRVEQVEQAANGDIQALRLADGRRIEGQLFIDCSGLAARLIEQTLGSGFEDWSHWLPCDRAWAVPSANTDTLRPYTRAIAREAGWQWQIPLQHRTGNGLVFASRFLDEENARQQLLANLDSEPLAEPRLIRFRVGRRRQQWHRNCIAIGLSSGFLEPLESTSIHLIQSAIMRLVKLFPSAQGEMDALRDSFNRESQREFEQVRDFIILHYHLNQRGDAPLWRHTRTMALPESLAAKLALFGESGRLLRQQDELFTEVAWMQVMLGQGLVPKSVHPLAQSLSPAQLQEFLLNLRTIIGHTAGRLPSHQDFLARYCPMPNTP, from the coding sequence ATGCAGCGACAACAGGTGGTGATCCTCGGCGGCGGCAGCGCCGGCTGGATGACGGCAGCGATGCTGGCCAGAGTGCTGGGGAGCGCGGTTTCACTCACGCTGGTGGAGTCGGAGCAGATCGGTACCGTCGGGGTCGGTGAAGCCTCCATCCCGCCACTGGCGCTGTTTAACCAGGCGCTGGGCATCGACGAAGCCGAATTTATGGCCGCCACCGCTGCCACCTTCAAGCTGGGCATTCAGTTTGAGCACTGGGGCCAGCAGGGTGACCGCTACCTCCATGCTTTTGGTGCCATCGGCCGCGACCTTGGCCTGACCCCGTTTCACCATCTTTGGCTGCAGCAGCAACCCGATGAGGTAGCCGATCTGTGGCAATACTCTCTCAACGCCCAGGCCGCCGAGCAACACCGTTTTGCCCGGCTGGACCGCATCGACGGCACCCCGCTGGCAGGGCTGACCCACGCCTACCACTTCGACGCGGGTCGCTACGCCGCCTATCTGCGCCAGTACGCCGAGCAGCGCGGCGTGGTGCGTATCGAAGGGCGGGTGGAACAGGTGGAGCAGGCAGCCAATGGCGACATTCAGGCGCTGCGGCTGGCGGATGGCCGCCGGATTGAGGGTCAGCTGTTTATCGACTGCTCCGGCCTGGCGGCACGGCTGATTGAGCAGACTTTGGGCAGTGGCTTTGAGGACTGGTCACACTGGCTGCCCTGTGACCGCGCCTGGGCCGTGCCCAGCGCCAATACGGACACCCTGCGCCCCTACACCCGTGCCATCGCCCGTGAGGCGGGCTGGCAGTGGCAGATCCCGCTGCAACACCGCACCGGCAACGGTCTGGTGTTTGCCAGCCGTTTTCTGGATGAGGAGAACGCCCGGCAACAGTTGCTGGCCAACCTCGACAGCGAGCCTCTGGCCGAACCGCGCCTGATCCGCTTCCGGGTCGGCCGTCGCCGTCAGCAGTGGCATCGCAACTGCATCGCCATCGGCCTCTCCAGCGGCTTCCTTGAGCCGCTGGAATCCACCAGCATCCACCTGATACAGAGCGCCATCATGCGACTGGTGAAGCTGTTTCCCTCAGCACAGGGGGAGATGGACGCTCTGCGCGACAGCTTTAATCGTGAATCGCAGCGGGAGTTTGAGCAGGTTCGCGACTTTATCATTCTCCACTACCACCTGAACCAGCGCGGCGATGCCCCGCTGTGGCGTCACACCCGCACCATGGCGCTGCCAGAGTCGCTGGCCGCCAAACTTGCGCTGTTTGGTGAAAGTGGCCGTTTACTGCGACAGCAGGATGAGCTCTTCACCGAAGTGGCTTGGATGCAGGTGATGCTGGGGCAGGGGCTGGTGCCAAAAAGCGTTCATCCGCTGGCGCAGTCACTCAGCCCCGCGCAGTTGCAGGAGTTCCTGCTCAATCTGCGCACCATCATCGGTCATACCGCCGGACGGTTGCCGTCCCACCAGGATTTCCTGGCCCGCTATTGCCCGATGCCGAACACCCCCTGA
- a CDS encoding alpha-amylase family protein, producing the protein MKRFPLRPLAAALAAALVSAVGLTACSQTPEPQATVAEPASKAVVYQMFTRLFGNTETANLPWGTLEQNGVGKFNDITDQALEGIKELGVSHVWYTGVLHHAVVGDYSQYGISNDDPDVIKGRAGSPYAVKDYYSVNPDLAENPAERMAEFKALVARSHRHGLKVIIDIVPNHIARDYQSLGKPDGVEDFGANDDTSVEYARDNNFYYVVGQPFQVPQWLDGYEPLGGEPHPLADGQFAENPAKWTGNGARAAQPHFHDWYETVKVNYGVRPDGSHDFPALPAEYAQMDVTGHYQFWQGKDVPDSWEKFRDIVLFWTEFGIDGFRYDMAEMVPVAFWSYLNSHIKQVNPDAFLLAEVYQPDLYRDYLHLGKMDYLYDKVDLYDTLKAIIQGRESTDAIVPIQAAKADIEHHMLHFLENHDEQRIASPDFAGKAENALPAMVLSATLSTSPTMLYFGQDVGEPGDGDAGFGKATRTTIFDYWGVPAHQRWMNDGAFDGGALTEQEQALRDYYVRLMQFVADSPALMGQYAEIHSANRDTTGYNDRHYSFLRWNDQQQLLVVSNFDQAKGSEMALRVPAEQIAQWQLADGEYALNDALSGESLSLTVRDGEGLVALTLAPLQSRILVRQ; encoded by the coding sequence ATGAAACGATTCCCCCTTCGTCCCCTGGCCGCCGCGCTCGCCGCTGCACTGGTTTCTGCTGTGGGCCTCACTGCCTGCAGTCAGACCCCGGAGCCGCAAGCCACCGTGGCCGAACCGGCCAGCAAAGCGGTGGTGTACCAGATGTTCACCCGCCTGTTTGGCAACACCGAAACCGCCAACCTGCCCTGGGGCACTCTGGAGCAGAATGGCGTCGGCAAATTTAACGACATCACCGACCAGGCGCTGGAAGGGATCAAAGAGCTGGGTGTCAGCCACGTCTGGTATACCGGCGTGCTGCACCATGCCGTGGTGGGGGATTACAGCCAATATGGCATCAGCAACGACGACCCGGACGTCATCAAGGGCCGCGCCGGTTCCCCCTATGCGGTGAAGGACTACTACAGCGTCAATCCGGACCTGGCCGAGAACCCGGCAGAGCGGATGGCGGAGTTCAAGGCACTGGTGGCGCGCAGCCATCGCCACGGACTCAAGGTGATCATCGACATCGTGCCCAACCACATCGCCCGGGATTACCAATCGCTGGGTAAGCCGGACGGGGTGGAGGACTTTGGTGCCAACGACGACACCAGCGTGGAATACGCCCGCGACAACAACTTCTATTACGTGGTGGGGCAGCCGTTTCAGGTACCGCAGTGGCTGGACGGCTACGAGCCGCTTGGGGGCGAACCCCATCCGCTGGCGGACGGCCAGTTTGCCGAAAATCCGGCCAAGTGGACCGGCAACGGCGCCCGGGCGGCCCAGCCCCACTTCCATGACTGGTACGAAACCGTCAAGGTGAATTACGGCGTGCGGCCTGATGGCAGCCACGACTTCCCGGCACTGCCGGCGGAGTACGCCCAAATGGATGTGACCGGGCACTATCAGTTCTGGCAGGGCAAGGACGTGCCGGATTCGTGGGAGAAGTTCCGCGACATCGTGCTGTTCTGGACCGAGTTCGGCATCGACGGCTTCCGCTACGACATGGCCGAAATGGTGCCGGTGGCGTTCTGGAGCTACCTCAACAGCCACATCAAGCAGGTGAACCCGGACGCCTTCCTACTGGCGGAGGTGTACCAGCCGGACCTCTACCGCGACTACCTGCATTTGGGCAAGATGGACTACCTGTATGACAAGGTGGACCTGTACGACACCCTGAAAGCGATCATCCAGGGGCGGGAGAGCACCGACGCCATCGTGCCGATCCAGGCCGCCAAGGCGGACATCGAGCACCATATGCTGCACTTCCTTGAGAACCACGACGAGCAACGCATCGCCAGCCCGGATTTCGCCGGTAAGGCGGAGAATGCGCTGCCCGCCATGGTGCTGTCCGCCACCCTCAGTACCTCACCCACCATGCTCTATTTTGGTCAGGATGTGGGGGAGCCCGGTGACGGCGATGCTGGTTTTGGCAAAGCCACCCGCACCACCATCTTTGACTACTGGGGTGTGCCGGCGCACCAGCGCTGGATGAACGATGGCGCCTTTGATGGCGGCGCGCTCACCGAACAGGAGCAGGCCCTGCGGGACTACTACGTTCGGCTGATGCAGTTTGTGGCCGACAGCCCGGCCCTGATGGGCCAGTATGCCGAGATCCACAGCGCCAACCGTGATACCACTGGCTACAACGACCGCCACTACAGCTTCCTGCGCTGGAACGATCAGCAGCAACTGCTGGTGGTGAGCAACTTTGACCAAGCCAAAGGCAGCGAGATGGCACTCAGGGTGCCCGCTGAGCAGATCGCCCAGTGGCAACTTGCGGACGGGGAATATGCCCTGAACGATGCCCTCAGCGGTGAATCTCTGAGCCTGACCGTGCGTGACGGTGAGGGCCTCGTTGCCCTGACTCTGGCACCGCTGCAATCCCGCATTCTGGTGCGCCAGTAA
- a CDS encoding TIM-barrel domain-containing protein yields the protein MKRILTPLAASLALALCAPGLAATLTGHHFDGRDLVLTTDEGTVTLTGYGEGALAVHYQQPGVKQLPSFAIDEQAPRVAGKLVRDGAQWQYQLPELTALIDTAPFKLSFVHHGEVVLAEEHGLFVHDNLRGFRFALEPQEKLVGGGQRVLGMDRRGHRLPLYNKASYGYTTHAEQMYYGLPAVLSSNQYALVFDNSATGWIDLGKTESDVLQFEAQGGRTAYLVAAGSDYPEVIENLTAATGRQPLPPRWALGNYASRFGYHTEQEARDTVAKFRDEDYPLDAIVLDLYWFGKDVQGHMGNLAWDYEAWPTPEQMIADFQADGVNTILITEPFVLTTSKRWQEAVDADALAQDLAGKPKTFDFYFGNTGLIDVFAESGQQWFWNIYQGLMEQGVAGWWGDLGEPEVHPHDTIHAIGTADEVHNAYGHQWARMVYEGLRQAQPDQRPMIMMRSGFVGSQRYGMIPWTGDVSRSWGGLQPQVELSLQMGLLGLGYTHSDLGGFAGGEQFDAEMYTRWMQYGVFQPVYRPHAQENIAPEPVFHDKATRDILRDWVKLRYRMLPYNYTLAYQNSTTGMPLMRPLMFEAESDLSWFDNKDAYLWGDAFLVAPVVQPGVTEVAVALPEGVWFNYFSGQRHEGGRTVSVPVTLETLPVLVRAGSFVPMVAPMRSTADYSSAELTLHYYHDDSVTQASGEMYEDDGRNPDALVKGEYQLLTFSAEAEAQGLTINLQRRGDYPGAPQQRTLDLQLHHLVSAPQSVTVDGTAVPFQWQDGVLSVPVRWQQARHQVVVR from the coding sequence ATGAAACGGATTCTGACTCCACTGGCCGCAAGTCTGGCGCTGGCACTCTGCGCGCCGGGGCTGGCGGCCACCCTGACCGGCCACCATTTTGACGGCCGTGATCTGGTGCTGACCACCGATGAAGGCACGGTGACCCTGACCGGTTATGGCGAAGGCGCGCTGGCGGTGCACTACCAGCAGCCGGGGGTAAAACAGCTGCCCAGCTTTGCCATTGATGAGCAGGCGCCCCGGGTGGCGGGCAAGCTGGTGCGCGATGGGGCGCAGTGGCAGTACCAACTGCCGGAGCTGACCGCGCTGATCGACACGGCGCCGTTTAAGCTCAGCTTTGTGCATCACGGTGAGGTGGTGCTGGCGGAAGAGCACGGCCTGTTTGTCCACGATAACCTGCGCGGATTCCGCTTTGCCCTGGAACCTCAGGAGAAGCTGGTGGGTGGCGGCCAGCGGGTGTTGGGGATGGACCGCCGTGGCCACCGTCTGCCGCTCTACAACAAGGCGTCCTACGGTTACACCACCCACGCCGAGCAGATGTACTACGGCCTGCCCGCGGTGCTCTCCTCCAATCAGTACGCGCTGGTGTTCGACAACAGCGCCACCGGCTGGATCGATCTGGGCAAAACCGAAAGCGACGTGTTGCAGTTTGAAGCCCAGGGGGGGCGCACCGCCTATCTGGTGGCCGCGGGCTCCGATTACCCCGAGGTGATTGAGAACCTGACCGCCGCCACCGGCCGTCAACCGTTGCCGCCACGCTGGGCGCTGGGCAACTACGCCTCTCGCTTTGGTTACCACACCGAGCAGGAAGCCCGCGATACCGTGGCCAAATTCCGCGATGAGGACTACCCGCTGGACGCCATCGTGCTGGACCTCTACTGGTTCGGCAAAGACGTGCAGGGCCATATGGGCAACCTGGCCTGGGACTACGAGGCCTGGCCAACACCGGAGCAGATGATCGCCGACTTTCAGGCGGACGGGGTGAACACCATCCTCATCACCGAGCCCTTTGTGCTGACCACCTCCAAGCGTTGGCAGGAGGCGGTGGATGCAGATGCGCTGGCGCAGGACCTGGCGGGCAAGCCCAAAACCTTCGACTTCTACTTTGGCAACACTGGCCTTATCGACGTGTTTGCTGAGTCCGGTCAGCAGTGGTTCTGGAACATCTATCAGGGCCTGATGGAGCAGGGCGTGGCGGGCTGGTGGGGCGACCTCGGTGAGCCGGAAGTGCACCCCCATGACACCATCCACGCCATCGGCACCGCCGACGAGGTGCATAACGCTTATGGTCACCAGTGGGCGCGGATGGTTTACGAAGGGTTGCGTCAGGCCCAGCCGGACCAGCGCCCGATGATCATGATGCGCTCCGGCTTTGTCGGTTCACAGCGCTACGGCATGATCCCCTGGACCGGCGACGTCAGCCGCAGTTGGGGCGGATTGCAGCCGCAGGTGGAGCTGTCTTTGCAGATGGGCTTGCTGGGGCTGGGTTACACCCACTCCGACCTCGGCGGTTTTGCCGGTGGTGAGCAGTTCGACGCCGAGATGTACACCCGCTGGATGCAGTACGGCGTGTTCCAGCCGGTGTACCGCCCCCACGCGCAGGAGAACATTGCGCCGGAGCCGGTATTCCACGACAAGGCCACCCGCGACATTCTGCGTGACTGGGTCAAGCTGCGATATCGCATGCTGCCCTACAACTACACCCTGGCTTACCAGAACAGCACCACCGGCATGCCGCTGATGCGCCCGCTGATGTTTGAAGCCGAGAGTGACCTGAGCTGGTTTGATAACAAGGATGCTTACCTGTGGGGCGATGCCTTCCTGGTGGCCCCGGTGGTGCAGCCGGGCGTGACTGAGGTGGCGGTGGCCCTGCCGGAGGGGGTCTGGTTTAACTACTTCAGCGGCCAGCGTCATGAAGGGGGCAGAACCGTCTCGGTACCGGTCACGCTGGAAACCCTGCCGGTACTGGTGCGGGCCGGCAGCTTTGTGCCGATGGTGGCGCCGATGCGCTCCACCGCGGACTATTCCAGTGCCGAGTTGACCCTGCACTACTACCACGATGACAGCGTGACGCAGGCCAGCGGCGAGATGTACGAAGACGATGGCCGCAACCCGGATGCGCTGGTTAAGGGGGAGTACCAGTTGCTGACTTTCAGTGCGGAAGCGGAGGCACAGGGGCTCACTATCAACCTGCAGCGTCGGGGTGATTACCCCGGTGCACCACAGCAACGGACGCTGGATCTGCAGCTTCACCACCTCGTTTCAGCGCCACAGTCGGTGACGGTGGACGGCACGGCTGTCCCGTTCCAATGGCAGGATGGGGTGCTGTCAGTGCCGGTACGGTGGCAGCAGGCCCGCCATCAGGTGGTGGTGCGTTAA
- a CDS encoding outer membrane beta-barrel protein, with translation MMMMLRNTLALSVLLALASAPALAKDEGFYVGAAIGGASIQQDNADFEDIDFPEFDESDFAWKIFAGYQFNPVFAVEGGYRDLGAPTAGNAKVDPYGIDVFAVGGIPLGPLRGFGKLGGIYWDSDTKYEGQKSSDDGFDFAAGLGLEFELGSFAIRGEIEYLDILDETWMYTIGATFTF, from the coding sequence ATGATGATGATGTTACGCAATACTCTGGCGCTCAGCGTCCTGCTGGCGTTGGCCAGTGCCCCTGCCCTGGCTAAAGATGAAGGCTTCTACGTCGGTGCCGCCATTGGTGGCGCAAGCATTCAGCAAGACAATGCCGACTTTGAAGACATCGACTTCCCCGAGTTTGATGAGAGCGATTTTGCCTGGAAAATCTTCGCGGGCTACCAGTTCAACCCGGTATTTGCGGTTGAAGGTGGCTACCGGGATTTGGGTGCGCCCACCGCCGGCAACGCCAAGGTAGACCCCTACGGCATCGACGTGTTTGCCGTTGGTGGCATCCCGCTCGGCCCACTCCGTGGTTTCGGTAAGCTGGGTGGCATCTACTGGGATTCCGACACCAAGTATGAGGGTCAAAAGAGCAGCGATGACGGTTTCGACTTTGCCGCCGGTTTGGGGCTGGAGTTTGAACTGGGCAGCTTCGCCATCCGCGGCGAGATCGAGTACCTGGATATTCTGGACGAGACCTGGATGTACACCATCGGCGCCACGTTCACATTCTGA
- a CDS encoding M9 family metallopeptidase, with amino-acid sequence MLPKPTPNSGRLRLGWLAPLLLSSGMASASSVHDHDHGLPPQLAQRAALTSLEDAPKPSQQAPATLDSDSPQLMMAQPMAVAACADLLPLSGQILVDAVLASDADCLNDLFDLTGADAGTAFAEARMITLAQALEQSARSYNGSNDSGILNLILYLRAGYFVQWYHRDDVGEYGSALSDASLAALNQFFASPHLGDINNAHGEVLSEAVILIDSAGHNAPLLWVVKRLLSDFDDRYLDHWYLRSAINGTFTVLFRGQWAAGYAEAVAADAELVSVLAALIDNNPNLIGSDNEYLINNATRELGRLLLFGEPVKSRVKPHLQSLLERYSMTGHGSGVWLAAAEMADYYDDCADYGVCGYQAELEAQVLAIEYSCSSTLRIRAQAMTQAQLSQSCAEMAEQETTFHQMLETGYEPVADDNNTALEVVIFDDYDNYARYAGTFFGISTNNGGMYLEGNPATEGNQARFIAYEADWLPEFEVWNLRHEYVHYLDGRYNLYGDFGDSISEATIWWIEGLAEYISKLDDNADAFSVGLNNQYLLSDLFGNDYNSGQDAIYRGGYLAVRFMFERHRSQVDALLAELRVGDYAGYASQMSAIGSSHDSEFSEWMNDPGSVTPCTDCNPPACSEDACDPNQQTMTAGISKVGVSGNGAAYYSIWIPEGTSALTITSSGGTGDADLYVRFGQWPNRSDFDGASTQVGNQEQVVITAPSTGGYYYIALYSDRAFEGITLNAEFAAAPQAPDGATDPDNGTLHNGYTKQGLASDSQLYYALFVPEGAQDLSFELSGGSGDADLYIRAGNWPTESDWDYRPYIGGNEERVTIATPQPGTWYYVMVKAYQPFADVNLTARFTP; translated from the coding sequence ATGCTCCCGAAACCGACCCCTAACTCCGGCCGACTCCGACTCGGCTGGTTGGCCCCGCTGCTGCTGAGCAGTGGCATGGCCAGCGCCAGTTCAGTACACGACCACGATCATGGCCTGCCGCCCCAACTGGCCCAGCGCGCCGCCCTGACCAGCCTGGAGGATGCCCCGAAACCCAGCCAGCAGGCCCCGGCCACGCTGGACTCTGACAGCCCGCAGCTGATGATGGCGCAGCCGATGGCGGTGGCGGCCTGTGCCGACCTGCTGCCGCTGAGCGGCCAGATCCTGGTGGACGCGGTGCTGGCCAGTGACGCCGATTGCCTGAATGACCTGTTCGACCTGACCGGCGCTGATGCCGGCACCGCCTTTGCCGAAGCCCGGATGATCACTCTGGCGCAGGCGCTGGAGCAGAGCGCCCGCAGCTACAACGGCAGCAACGACAGCGGCATTCTTAACCTGATTCTGTACCTGCGCGCCGGCTACTTTGTGCAGTGGTATCACCGAGACGACGTGGGGGAGTACGGTAGTGCCCTCTCTGACGCCAGTCTGGCGGCGCTCAATCAGTTCTTTGCCAGCCCCCATCTGGGGGACATCAACAACGCGCACGGCGAAGTGTTGTCGGAAGCGGTGATCCTGATCGACAGTGCCGGCCACAATGCCCCGCTGCTGTGGGTGGTGAAGCGATTGCTCAGTGATTTCGATGATCGCTACCTCGACCACTGGTACCTGCGCAGCGCCATCAATGGCACCTTTACCGTGCTGTTCCGCGGTCAATGGGCAGCGGGCTACGCCGAGGCCGTCGCGGCAGACGCCGAGCTGGTGTCGGTACTGGCGGCCCTTATCGACAACAATCCGAACCTGATTGGCAGCGACAACGAGTACCTGATCAACAACGCCACCCGGGAACTTGGACGTTTGCTGCTGTTCGGTGAGCCGGTCAAAAGCCGGGTCAAACCGCACCTGCAATCTCTGCTTGAGCGCTACAGCATGACCGGCCACGGCAGCGGCGTCTGGTTGGCGGCGGCTGAGATGGCGGACTACTACGACGACTGCGCCGACTACGGTGTGTGTGGTTATCAGGCCGAGCTGGAAGCTCAGGTGCTGGCCATTGAGTACAGCTGCAGCAGCACCCTGAGGATCCGCGCTCAGGCGATGACACAGGCGCAGCTGAGCCAGAGTTGTGCTGAGATGGCGGAGCAGGAAACCACCTTCCACCAGATGCTGGAAACCGGTTATGAGCCGGTGGCCGATGACAACAACACCGCCCTGGAGGTGGTGATCTTCGACGATTACGACAACTACGCCCGCTATGCCGGCACTTTCTTCGGCATCAGCACCAACAACGGGGGCATGTACCTGGAGGGGAACCCGGCTACCGAAGGCAATCAGGCCCGCTTTATCGCCTACGAGGCCGACTGGCTGCCGGAGTTTGAGGTGTGGAACTTGCGCCATGAGTATGTGCATTACCTCGACGGCCGCTACAACCTCTACGGCGATTTTGGCGATTCCATCAGTGAGGCCACCATCTGGTGGATTGAGGGGCTGGCGGAGTACATCTCAAAACTCGATGACAACGCTGATGCCTTCTCTGTCGGGCTGAACAACCAGTATCTGCTGAGTGACCTGTTCGGCAACGATTACAACAGTGGCCAGGATGCCATCTACCGCGGCGGCTACCTGGCAGTGCGCTTTATGTTTGAGCGCCATCGCAGCCAGGTGGATGCCCTGTTGGCGGAGCTGCGGGTGGGGGATTACGCCGGTTATGCCAGCCAGATGTCGGCCATTGGCAGCAGCCACGACAGCGAGTTCAGCGAGTGGATGAACGACCCGGGCAGCGTAACGCCCTGTACCGACTGTAACCCGCCGGCCTGCAGTGAGGACGCCTGTGACCCCAACCAGCAAACCATGACGGCCGGGATCAGCAAGGTCGGCGTGAGCGGCAATGGCGCGGCCTACTACAGCATCTGGATTCCGGAGGGCACCAGCGCCCTGACCATAACCAGCAGTGGCGGCACCGGCGATGCCGATCTCTATGTGCGCTTTGGCCAGTGGCCCAACCGCAGCGATTTTGATGGTGCGTCAACTCAGGTTGGCAATCAGGAGCAGGTGGTGATCACCGCCCCCTCAACAGGCGGCTACTACTACATTGCGCTGTACAGCGATAGGGCGTTTGAGGGGATCACTCTCAACGCGGAGTTTGCCGCGGCACCGCAGGCTCCCGATGGTGCCACCGACCCGGACAACGGCACCCTCCACAACGGCTACACCAAGCAGGGGCTGGCCAGCGACAGCCAGCTTTACTATGCACTGTTTGTGCCGGAGGGCGCGCAGGACCTGAGCTTTGAGCTGAGCGGTGGCAGCGGCGATGCCGACCTCTACATCCGTGCCGGTAACTGGCCCACGGAAAGCGATTGGGATTACCGTCCCTATATCGGTGGCAATGAGGAGCGGGTGACCATCGCGACGCCACAACCGGGCACCTGGTACTACGTCATGGTGAAGGCGTACCAACCCTTTGCCGATGTGAACCTGACGGCGCGCTTTACACCGTAA
- a CDS encoding Solitary outer membrane autotransporter beta-barrel domain — MRHRLRHALPLALLLGSSPLQANTLPGLEQAVRQQLNEVFSTAALLSNTEAITLGFVNFDPNEFLPIDDPDFGDENSVELRNELTVYTLPWSWHLTGFQGGDLGLTARLSYVRSKQELSLFPLEDATVDLNDDTIYTLFVQPTYRYPLSKHWQLQFGLGGYLMRYDNDFSFRNSVSRQLQPQLDNRLTNIEVNAWMVQPELRVDYRFERGRAYWHYRSAFAYTWGRTFDEPGPLVSADPESWRWLNGVSMRRPFPAGLPDQDYRLSLSRIDINGDTVRPFDTHYYYEFSAEWLLNTRGKVPLLDDVGVGLLVNYGSALKGASLIFVYNVD, encoded by the coding sequence ATGCGCCACCGCTTACGCCATGCCCTGCCCCTTGCCCTGCTGCTGGGCAGCTCGCCGTTGCAGGCCAATACGCTGCCCGGATTGGAGCAGGCGGTGCGGCAACAGCTCAACGAGGTGTTCAGCACCGCGGCGCTGCTCAGCAACACCGAGGCGATCACCCTGGGGTTTGTGAACTTCGACCCCAACGAGTTTCTGCCCATCGATGACCCGGACTTTGGCGACGAAAACTCAGTGGAGCTGCGCAACGAGCTGACCGTCTACACCCTGCCCTGGAGCTGGCACCTGACCGGGTTTCAGGGCGGCGACCTGGGCCTGACCGCACGCCTCTCCTATGTCCGCTCCAAACAGGAGCTGTCGTTGTTTCCGCTGGAAGACGCCACCGTCGACCTGAACGACGACACCATCTACACCCTGTTTGTTCAGCCCACCTATCGCTATCCCCTGAGCAAACACTGGCAGCTGCAGTTTGGGCTGGGCGGTTACCTGATGCGCTACGACAATGACTTCAGCTTCCGCAACAGCGTATCCCGCCAGCTGCAACCGCAGCTGGACAACCGGCTGACCAACATTGAAGTCAACGCCTGGATGGTGCAGCCGGAACTGCGGGTGGACTACCGGTTTGAACGGGGACGGGCCTACTGGCACTACCGCTCTGCGTTTGCCTACACCTGGGGGCGAACCTTTGACGAGCCCGGCCCCCTGGTGTCGGCCGACCCGGAGTCGTGGCGCTGGTTGAACGGGGTGTCGATGCGTCGCCCCTTCCCTGCCGGACTGCCAGACCAGGATTACCGCCTGAGCCTGAGCCGCATCGACATCAACGGCGATACCGTGCGGCCCTTCGATACCCACTATTACTATGAGTTCAGCGCCGAGTGGCTGCTGAACACCCGGGGCAAAGTCCCCCTGCTGGATGATGTGGGCGTCGGCCTGCTGGTCAATTACGGTTCCGCGCTGAAAGGCGCCAGCCTGATCTTTGTCTATAACGTGGATTGA